One Glycine max cultivar Williams 82 chromosome 8, Glycine_max_v4.0, whole genome shotgun sequence genomic window, acaatctactatTAATGTttgagtatattttttattttttttacactttcagagactaaattttatatttttatcttttaaggaCGTATTTGTCAGCGGAGTgagaagatgaaaaataaaaaaaataatataacaaatatgTCCATATGCTGATAATTAGAGATGATcacgttgacaatcatttcagttACAAATTTATACCTCTGTgtcacataaattattttattaacggtgacgaACGGAAGTTAACTGCtgaatatatttgtcgcactttttatacttttgggaactaaattttgtatttttatttttcaggaatgcagcgaattacacatttaggaacaaaatgactatttacctcaaaaaaattaatgacataaCAATTGCTATAGCTTATAATTCAAACAATTAAATGGTTGGAATAGCAAAAGTCTCCAAAACTTAATTCTTTTTGTCATACATAAATTAATGATCGTTGTgctctctttgttttcttttacatCAAAAACTTTGTTGTAGAGAAACTTCAAATGTTGTGATAATGTAAGCCATTCAACCATTTATTGGCAGATGGTATACACACGTCTCCTTAAATTGTGTTTCTCCACAAATTGACCCCAAATATAAGGTAGCATATACAACctaaaaaatcaagaacataCCTACAACCAGAAAAATGGTAGTAACCATTGTAGCTTCTCATTGTGTTGTTCCAAACCAAGAAACACCCAAGGTTCGTTTATGGTTATCAGATAGTGACCAAGTAGTGCGTTTAGGTCATACACCCACTATATATGTTTACAAAGCAAAACACAACACCAAAACCATAGAGAGAATGAAAACCTCACTTGGCAAGATTTTGGTGTACTACTATCCAGTTGCTGGAAGATTGAACTTATCAGATAGTGGTCGAATGGAATTGGATTGCAACGCAAAGGGAGTGACACTTCTTGAAGCTGAAACCACAAAGTCATTGGGTGATTATGGAGATTTTTCACCTTCTGAGTCCATCAAGGAAGAGCTTGTTCCACAAATTGATTATACTCAACCCTTAGAGGAGCTTCCTTTGTTGTTTGTGCAATTGACAAGATTCAAAGATGGTGAAAGCTTTGCCATTGGAGTTGCCTGCTCCCATACGTTGGCTGATGGTCTTAGTGCAATTCAATTCATCAATTCATGGGCAAAGGTAGCTCGAGGAGAGACACTAGAGCCACATGAAGTGCCATTTCTTGATAGAACagttctcaaactccaacactctCCATCAGCACCATGCTTTGATCACCCAGAACTGAAGCCACTACCACTCAAACTAGGAAGTTCTGATAGCATTGCTGAGGAAAACAAGAAGACATGTGCTGTATTACTGAAACTAACACCAGAGCAAGTGGGGAAGCTGAAAAAGAAGGCCAATGACCAACCCATGAAAGAAGGGTCAAGAGTAAGACCTTATAGCAGATTTGAAGCTATTGCTGCTCATATATGGAGATGTGCATGTAAGGCTCGTGAACTTGATGAGAAACAACCAACCCTAGTTCGGTTCAACGGTGACATTCGCAGCAGACTAATTCCACCTCTTCCTAGGACTTACTTTGGGAATGCTTTGGCAGCAACAGTTACACCCAGATGTTATGTTGGAGAAACCTTGTCAAAACCATTGAGCTATGCTGCCCAAAAAGTAAGAGAAGCAATTGAAATGCTTACGAATGAGTACATAAGGTCACAGCTAGACATTGTATTAGGTGAGGAGCAATTGGATTGCATAAAGGCTTTATTCTCGGGACAAGGAGAACGTAGGAATGCACCATTTGCAGGGAATCCGAATCTTCAAATCACAAGCTGGATGAGCATGCCAGTGTATGAAGCAGATTTTGGTTGGGGAAAGCCTATGTATTTTGGTTTGGCATATGTGTCTGCACAAGATAGGGCAGTGATTCTTCTAAGTCCTCATGGGGATGGATCCGTTATTGTGTCCATGCACTTCCAAATAGCACATATGCAACTCTTCAAGAAATACTTCTACGAGAATATATGATATATTCATATCATTCATCTGAACAGTCTTCATCATCAGCTTTGTCCTGCTcaagttttatatttaatatatgcaATTTCctatatatgtaatatatatttgtggttgattttactTTCCTAGTTTGTTAGTATTTTGGTATGTGTTGAAATGACTACTTTACCACTAGTCATGTTAGGGAAGTAATAAGGAACAAAAGATAATAGCAGGGGTAGGGGTCGAAATAGCAAACCAGGGATACAAGAGGAAGCAAAGCCCAACAGAAGAATTGTGAAACCATCTTACCTCAGTGACTATGTCTGAGGAAAGAATGGTAAGATCAGCAAAGGAAGGCACCATGTACTATGAGAAATATCCTTGTGAAACCATCTTACCTCAGTAAATGTTGAACTTTTTATGCTACATTAGTTATCTTCTTTATGTATGTTGAATTTAGAAAAGTTATAGATGCTTgaattttgaagaaattttaaGTCTAGTCCTGGTCCCAATGCTTTTGCTTGAATTGAAATGAGATTTGTTTCCTACATTTGAGTTTCTTTGTAAGTACCTTTGCTGATATTTTATGTCTCTTTCTGTTTGTGTATTGTTCCATAagtttttcattcttccttctAAATTAGGAACTATACAAGTGTAGAAATTTGCagctttcattttttgtttgaagaTATAAACACTACTGAAAAAATGACATATGTATACAACAATGGTTTTAAGATACATTCAAAGaggattttgaattatttttgaaaCCAATCTTATCAAAAGTTTTGACTttgaacaaaaatttcataaaaaatggttttaaaatattttattttttaagatggtttattttttaatatcatcatgtattttttcaataaaataaatataaaaaaaaagaaaattaagtactcatttaattattattttttcttatcaaacatacattacattttaattaagtaTTTGAATTTAGCATATATTAATCTATACAATGAATTCAGAGAAAAAGGAGTTGTATGAGAATAGAAAATGAGactatacatatataaatactaaaaatattaaaaatatctaaaattaaaggaattcatatttcataattagtaagaaaaaattcaaaacataacCACACAATAGTAGATAAAATATGATCAAAACAAGCAGTCATCGTGCCAATTATTCTATACCAACTTGAAAGTCATAGTTTGATGACGGGAACAATATGGCTAGAACAAACCAGACTTGTTTTGCAAAGATGGGCATCAATCAAATACACTGTAGTTAGCTGCATAGATGAATATACATGAGttcttaaaataacatatgGTTTGACATCAGCAAGACATAAAGAACAGAACTATACCCATAGGTTCAATTTCTTTATGAGCTTCAGGATGACATTCTTGGCACttgaatggataaaaaaaagttccaCTTGGCCAGGAAAGTCAAAGAGTAGGTAGTGATTTGAAATGTGAATACTATTGTCACGTTAATAGAGTAGACTGTCTGAACTGAATAAGTAGAGCAGTAGTTTGTAGTATATATAAGTAGAGCACAGTAGTGATTgtcaaaaaagtttttttttttatgtagataattaaaggaaataaaaaataacttaaaatgctTTCCTGACATATttcaagtctttttttttttctttttccttttgctttctcttAGTCATCCTCTTGATGTGTTTCTTGATTCTTGCggattaagaatataaaaataaattgaagacCAATTAAATATGACATGAAtgctatatatttattaaaattaaaactgatAATTTCTATTTCCAGCGGTAACATGACGGACTGATATTATAATCTTCTACAAGTCTACAAATTACTCAAACAATATTTAACCACTAATATCTACTTTCAATAACTTAAAGAATGAATTTCtagtcaaatatatattttttggaggaatctagtaaaatattttaaaaaaaacgtgAGAACACATGCAAATGTTTCAAGTAGAGATTTCACAGTTCATTCTACGGTGTGACAAAATTCATTTAACCATATATTGTTTAATCATTTAGCGAATATGCCCATTCCGCACACAAAATTACTTTATACACCAAATGATTTtagatttcttttttaaaaaaatgatagacttaatttactcaattaaaacttttaatttaatgattaaattaagaaaatttataaataaaaatataaaagaaaatatttttatcaaaacttactcctaaaataattaacttattccttatatatatataatgattcacattgttttgaaaaatatataacattaattttgatttatgtattaaataattttttattaatgtaaaatttagtatatatgatctacatgaaattaaattttaatataactaagttttttggataaaattattaaattaatagttattaaatattgtatttttttgtgtgaaaatgGTTATATAGTTggtgtaaattatattaaccaGGATCATTTGATGCTTCccacatataataataataatataatttacacgaattataataaaatattaaacataacAACCCCCCTCTTTTCAAGAAGAAATctatataaactcttttatcAACGCAAATTCAAAACGGTGATTCATTATATTACTAGACAATCCTAATCCTTGCACTTGGAACAGACCCATAGTTTGACGGCTTAAAGTTGGCTGCTTAGTGTTGTCGCGGGGTAGGGCAAATGTGTTAAAAAACAAAGGAATGAAATGACAAATTTTTTAAGCTGATATTCTGTACAAACTAATGCAACTTCAAGAATTAGACATTCAAACAAAAaaccaataaaagtaaaatgattAGAGAATCACGTCAAATTAGCCTTTGCAATGGAGATCCAATGACAATCTTCATACTCCCAACACTTCGAGTACCATAAATAAATCCTGGCCTCAGACTTACTACTGAAAAAAACATGTAATAGTCCAATCATGTACGAGCATAATACTCCATAATTCCAAGCATCaggaaataaataattgttgtgTGTTTGGGGGAGATAAATACCGGGAAAATTTATATCAATGGATCATGAATAATCATATAAGTGAATTTGACACCACACATCAACTCAAAACCTTAAGGGTGGTTTATGGGTATTATCTTCACTTATATGATGTTCAATTTTATCATTCCTACACAATATGatacttcacctcacacttgtactctAACAATTTTTCCCTCAAGTGTGAATCTCTTTCACGTAATAATTTTTCCCTTGAGTAGAAACCATTATCATCCACGAGTATTTTCATAGTGGTCATTAGAGTCTGCATTCTCTAGATACTGGTGGTACCACCTCGGCTCTGATTCCAATCGTTGTGCACAACCATATAAGTAAATTGGACACTACATGCTCTAGCTAGATACTTGTGCTGCTCTGAGGGGTAAATGTCGAAGAGATTTATACCAATAGGAAATTAATAATCATATAAGTAAATCAGATAGTACAtattaacccaaaaccttaaatGTTAGATTTATGGGTCTTGTcttcacttatatggtgttcaACCTAATCATTCCTATACGATGTAAGACTTCACATCACACTTATATATATTCCAACAATAATGCATTTAAATGGCAGCAAATACTTATTTTTGATGATATGGAGAGACTCCTTGAAAGAAAACCCTTGTTCTTGTAGGGTCAATATTGTAATAAACCCATTTGCCCCATGTATTCAACGGCTCAACGCTATCTCATATGCAGCCAAGCGATTCATGTCTCTAACCCCTACTCGAATCAAATCCCATCTACAAGCCCAAATAATAAGGAAAAAGAGATAGAAAAGTGTTACAAATTTTTGCATGTGAAATATACATATGATGAAGAGTGTGAAACTAGCAATGGGGTTTTATTTTACATACGGTTGTTTTTTTCCGGTGTGAAGCCACCAATGTCAAGAGTCAAATATCAATATATCTATTCCTTTCCACGTTTGGCCTGCTTGAATTGAATCTAGTTTCAGTACTCGACCAATACTCTCACTAACAATGTCCACCAGAAATGCATTGCGTGAAAACATCACCTTGACACCATAGGTATGCAAATTATGAGATACAATTGAAGTTATGTGGTATTTGACCCAATAATAGAACCTGAAATTAAGATTGTCACTGAAATAAATTTCTAGGCTATGCTTGAAATTTAATTCATGATAGTTAAATCAGGATTAATTCTATGCCAAGCAGGGACCAAACTATATGTAGAGTTGTAGACAAGTTTGTTTTGTATGATTTGCATGAGACTATACATGAGCTAATAATATATACCTACTGTCATACCAAACATGTGAAAATACATGCGTCTAAAAATATGTAGAAATAAAACGATTTGTTTATCATTCATAGaagattgttaatttttttaggtatGGTTAATCTTCAAAACtaatttccaatttttttttttgtgcttaagttgaaagaataaattactaattatgattaaatgtATGTATTAGACAATTGCCAGTCTTTTCTCCAACTgcctaataataaaaacattaatgatTCTAGTTAACAATACACTAATAGTTAAATTGAACATATTCATTGTTGAGGCCCAATTTAATGATTAGATAGAAGTTTCAATAATGAAATAGTTAAGCACTAGGTTCTTAAAATGAAGTTGTTTTCAACAAACAGTATAATATTAAGACCAAAAGGTGCTCTGTTTCTTTGGGATGGACTCATTTCAaactaaagaaattaaaaaagctTGAACCATTGTTCATTtgcatataataaaatatcttcGTGATTGCTTCAACAATATCGAATCGTATGGTTAGTATGTCACACTATCGATTAATTTAATAACTAGTTATTTCTTACTAATACAATTCtgctataataaaaattatgcgGATAATCTAACATAATTTGTTTCTTCCCCTACTTTTGTCGGTGTGTTATCAACAATTTCCTTGGTTCTTCTGTTATCTGTgtggataattaaaaaatgtgattacTCTTCAATGATGGATACATGACTCCAAAGCATTACATCAATCCATATTACTCTTCAATAATTTTGTAGAACATACACAATCTTAGATCATTGTTCAAGAGACATAATTCATCAAACACTGAcattaatttgaaaaacatGGGGAAATTTGTTGATTGCggaattaataaaaacaaaatacaaaattaaatcaaCCCAAGTATTGAAACTTCTGATTAAACCATCACAATTCTAGaattataagataaatttataattatgttatcCAATATTATTTCACAAGATAATCATCTCacgtgtattaaaaaaaaaagaaaacaatggcTTTCTCAAATTTATCcaaattcaagcacatcacatattgacAAACAACAAATCAATTAAGTTCAATATGAGTTTATGAGATAATCATCACTCAAATTCTGAAAAATTTGAGAACAATGGCATTCTTATATTTAACCGAATTCAAGCACAAAAAGTATTGACAAGCAATCAATCTGAGTATAGgattaatcaattttattcctATTCCGTATTCAATCATCTATATCTACTCATGATCATGAGTTAAAGCCAACAAattggaaaacaaaaaaggaaaaaagcatattacaaattcaaaatttaggcaaagaaaaactcaaatttatCGTAGACTTGGAACCCTtggattgaaaaacaaaaagacaaaatatGACAAAAAACACTTGATTTAAATTTGCAATTCTCTTCTTCACCATTACATGGCTTCCTATTTACAGGGAAGTAAATAAATCAACTAAAGAAAGCAAATCATAATCTTATCgacctaaagataaaataaaataaaatcccaatcCTAACAGAGGAAATAATTCTTAACAAGATAAAATCATCATCCTAATAAAACAATTCTAAAGATTCCTAATCATATAAACTATAAATCTCAATAATCAATGCTAAATATGTGAAGATATCATCAAATATCTTGTTTTGATAAATCTCACGTATAAACTCTCTTAAAACCAACTTAAAAGTATAATTGTACCACTAATTACAAATTATGCCCAAAAAtgctaaaattgaaaaatacaaGTGCAGGATCACAGTATTGAAGCTCGAATTTGACCCCAAATTAGTCCGAATTAGCCTGAGTTTGTGTTACACAAAATTGTAGATCTTCCTTTTAGCTTTCAAATAAGATAAGAATCACTCAAATTAGAGCTCTGCGTAAGAAGTTatagcctatatatatatatatatatatatatatatatatatatatatatatatataaaataaaatagtatcaATAATGAGAAAATgatcaaaaattaataaaaataaacattttatccAATGAAGTCCAATGTTACAAAATTAATCTGAAAGGGCCAACaataatcattaaaatatgttaattataCGCAAAACGAGCCActaataaatgttaaataatactTTATCAGTATAGATATTGTGGTCTCAAAGGGCTAGAATCATGCGAGGTTAGAATATTATTCGGCCCTAGTTGTCCAAGCTTTTGATTCTAAACATCCGCATCCCTTGGAAGTCGTTAAATAGATGacatatatatctttatttcattaaatgcATCAACTTTAGAGTATCTCATATTTTTAGACAAGACAACACTTGTGCATATAAGCTTGCCTCTCATGATCTTACTGTACAAGACCTTTTTTTGGTGGGACACCATCCCTAGCTTTTCACTAGTTTTGATTTCACACGTAATAAGTTAGATCTCCCTTACTATAGTCTATAGGTTTAAATGACTCTTGTCACTCTTGGCTTGCGTGGGGTTGGTTTTAGGTTCCCTCATGCTTATTGTTtcctattttctctttttgataTATGATATTTGGGTGCGCAACTTTGATTGGTAGGAGTAGGAGGCCCGTCCTTGTTAGGATGTCTTCTCCTATTGATCTTGCACATTCAtttttgctataaaaaaaaatgccagtCCTCAGATTTTTATTCATACTTTTGCTGTTTCCCAACTAGCTAGTAGGGTCCAACATTCAGATAAGAGCAGACAAAgctttattcattaaaaaaatgacttaaacACATATCTAGTCCTTAAAATTTaacgttttttttaattttttatccttataatttttttcgttcttaagcaataaaaaaagttatttacacAACACTTAAAGGACTGATGAAAATCATAATAAGATTAGAATATAATTGGtttcatattttatctttattatcatatcagaattgtatcaataatatttcttataattaattatattaattgtaattaatctatataaaaaaaatcacatgggTTCAGCCAATGCATCTAATTTGTGTAATTAatcaagaaagataaaaaaataaaataaacataatttataaggataaaaaaattttaaaaaaaattataatgatgaaaagaaaaaagaaaaaacctaattgcaaggactaaaaaaagCTGACAAAAAGTGAAGTGAAAATTAAAGTCAAACGCAAGAGTTGGCCAAGCCAACACAAAGTGAaacaggaaacaaaaaaaagagtaagtGAAACCGAcgctaacaaaaattaaataaagtaatgATAACCTCGAGATGTATTGTGACAATTTAAGTGTCTGCTAGGCCGATTCTAATTAGTGTCTACCTTCAAAAACCGACACAAGCAAAAATAAAAGTGCAATTAAAATTCGTTAGGAGTTATAGATTTGTGTATTGATAAGACCGTAGTATCCATGGTTTTAGAGTCAGTGTTTAGTTGGACAATATACTAGATAGAGTCGGCTTTTGGCCGATTCTAAATGCAATCATTCTTGTAGTGTTCCTTTGTATTATGATGGCACTGTTTTATCTCTAAAAGCAGAGGTATAAGTATCAAATCTTAGCCTTCTAGGATCGAAATAAATTTCCTGAAAATGAACAAAGTCAAAATAATAAGAAGCAGATAAACAAACATATTTGTATTGTCACTGCTGAGcaaaaaaacatttgttttgTCCTTGTGTAGTTAGTCAAAGTTTCCAAGTGAGCAATGGCATCTTGTCACCATTGGTTTCCtcaaaacaatgtttttttattttttacttttctctcAGTTTTATCTGTGATCACCATTTTTCCATAAACTTCTCAGGTGAGGGGCAGAGACACCATGGTTGCAGAGGTACTAATTCTGTGCTTTCCTTGTATTTTTTGCACCAATAAGAACAAATGTTTTCTCACATTGTGCCAActttctccattttcttctGGCATTCAGCATCTCTTATCCCCATGTGCTACTTTTTCAGCTGGTTTATCAGTTGTTTCACTGTTTAGTCAGTGAAAGATTAAGACATCCTTTGGGGTCTGTTTAATGCAATTAGATCCACAAATGTCAATACGTTTGGACTTTTAAGTGTTCAACTGGAATGAAACTGAATCTTTGTTCTATCTTGTTAGATTATTACTATTCTTGATTGCCAGATTTTATGAGATGTGAATTGGAATCCTACTACTATGTTAGTTCGTTGATGGTTCAAGGATTTGACACAAAATGTACTTGAAGCGATCcaaattgtcttagaatatgGATTTGGGCTCATACTTTAGAATTCTTGACATTACCGAACACAGTAGTGACATTCGAATCCAAAGAggtaatgatgatgatgatgattagaGGGAGTGAATACATCAGAAGCAGCATAAACCCATGAAGTAACCACTTGCCTGTAGTTTGTTACCTAAAAGACAATTATCagaatttgttattttcatttcctgcACTAACTAACTGATCTCTAGTGAGCGGTTATCATCACTTGTAATAATCTATATATAGAACTAATACATTAATTGAATAAAGGAAGAGAAGAATTATGAAAGTACCTGTTAGTGTAGAGTAACATAGTATAGCTTAATCCCATTCGTAACACATGACATATAGGATTAGTTGATCCTGTCGAATCCAGTAGTTGTAATCTTGATGATTAGAGACTGGGCACGTGTTGGTGCCATCGACAAATCCCATCAAGTTGTAGTCTACAAGGAGAGCATTGATTTGCACTCTCCAGGTCGGGTAATTCGACCCAGTCAGCTTGATAGAGGATTGAGTATATTGAGGACAACTATTGATTGAGAGTTGTCAAGGGGTATGATAACGTTATTAGCTGAGAAGTCATGTTTGTGTCTGTTGGATCAGTGTTGTTAAGCAAAAGTTGCAGATACCATGTAAAAAGTTTAGATATAGTAGGATTTCAATGATAATTTATTCATGGTGCTAATGgggtcatatatatatacacttgaatgaaattgaaatcatttttaattcatttgtttCTAAGTATGAAGAATACATTTGAACTTTAATTTtactattgttatttttaattcaaataaatttgttttatctAGGATAATTAGATAATCattatttctaattatttaaaataaatttgaactttaattttactgttgttatttttaatttaaataaattcaaattgttGTTACGCACTAATAAATCGGTCCAAAGGCAGTTTGGGGGaaaggaaagagagagaagaaatatTGAAGCCAGAGAGAAATAAAAGACATGTTTCTTGTCTCCAATACAAGAACCGAAACTTTAGCTTTTGTGCTGTTAGGTTTTGTTGCTGGCTGCTTCTTCAACATCCTTAGTTCTGTTTTGTAAAAAACAATGTCTGTACAAAATAATATTCCAAACTGCGACTTAATATAGTCTCTTTAGATgcttttctattatattttctattaagaTTCAGTTATGCATCGAAGAAGTTAGTTACTCATCTCAAATTGTTACTAATATGTGCTCCCCTTAACTATTGGCTTTGCCTTGTGATTTGCATCTGCATAGTTTAATTAGAGGCTTGTATGAGTCAGTTCAATGTAGACTCATTTAAATGAGAATCTATATcgattaatttgtttaattttgtgaaCATAAGTGGATTAGTGCATAATGGACTCGTTGATTCACACACTAAGTCGCTAACCAATAgccaagctctctctctctctctcttttttattatcattatttaacatattttacttatattattaaaacttattaaactaataattacttttaaattttatcttttattcacAAATCATaactttctcaatttttttgaaCGTTCCTGTTTACATagttttttcaaattcaaatctcaTTACATGTGctcttaagttatttttatattaattttttttcaatcacgTATTCCTATTCATTTGCAATCACAAGTTTTAGGCACCATGAACTTGGACATAATACCTCAAAAAAAATCCCTATAAGGTGGattacttgttttattttttgcactTGAACCGATAAACGTTCTTTGTTGCTTACTGTTTCTTGATAACAAAGACACCTAAACAAAGGGCTGTTGTTGACTTGGACACCAATTACTCAGAACATCTTCTTGTTTTTGTTCATTATTTCTTCCTAACCTCTCTCCCCAACTTATGTCATTAATATCATATAAGCCACCCAAATATTTCCTTTTATGTCTTACAAACACAAACCATTAGATGACATTAAACTAAGCGGCTCCAGTACTGGAATAGTATACAGCAGTATATACACAAGCTTCTTTTGCCCCTTTGTCTGCtgctattatttttaactaGGTGTTTACTGTTTAATTCATGAGGCTCTAGCACTTAAATAGTAAACACCAGTATAATCATCTAACACTGCTAGAGTAAAGTAAAACAAACAAAGTAATATAAGTATTCATAAAATAAGATTGTACCTAGtctaatcaaataataaaaattaattgtaaagtCATATGtgtgtaatattattatttttatattaagttgTAAGAAGATGCTTTTTCTAGCCCAAGTTGAATTTTCTAACAGCATCGATCCTGAAGGATCAAGTTGCATAAAATGTTTTGCAGCACCTTATTTGTTCTATCTCCTGAACATAGTGATGGGGAGAAGGCAATATACCAGAATTACATCATGAAGAAACTATTGCGGCTAAAGTTGATGTTATGATGCCCTTTAATATAATAGATTTAAACTTGACTTAaacttaatataatatatagtctAAAAAGGACTTTAGACATTAACAGTCTTAATTCTTCAAGGATCAAGGAGGCTtgttaatcatttaaaattgcTGCTGTCCTTGTGAAAGTGTACAATTGCTGCTGTTCTTGTATCCAATTCTTATGAACAAATGATTTTCGGATATCAGGTCGTTCCTTTTCAAATAGTGTCATCAATCTTGGCATCCAGAATCAATATGCAGATGCCCAAAGCCAACTTGGATTTTAGTTTCAAGTTTTGACAGAGCAGTgttattaatgtttaatttaatcattttgtaTTTTACAGCCTACTATTGCAGATTAATCATCTCAGATTGAGCATTCAATGTGGTTATCTTTATCTCCTTAATATACATGTATGTCCCATCACTGACAAGGAAGGAGATGCAGCCTTAGGAAATGGTGGCCTTACTCATCTATCAGCATGCATGGGGGTATGATGTGACCTTCTGATTTGTTGTAAAAAATTTCTAGTAGGTTTGAAACATTAATGTTTTCAGGTTCTTCAATGAAAATTCTAAACAAAGATATAGGCTGTGAGCTTTAAAGTTG contains:
- the LOC100779814 gene encoding spermidine hydroxycinnamoyl transferase, which codes for MVVTIVASHCVVPNQETPKVRLWLSDSDQVVRLGHTPTIYVYKAKHNTKTIERMKTSLGKILVYYYPVAGRLNLSDSGRMELDCNAKGVTLLEAETTKSLGDYGDFSPSESIKEELVPQIDYTQPLEELPLLFVQLTRFKDGESFAIGVACSHTLADGLSAIQFINSWAKVARGETLEPHEVPFLDRTVLKLQHSPSAPCFDHPELKPLPLKLGSSDSIAEENKKTCAVLLKLTPEQVGKLKKKANDQPMKEGSRVRPYSRFEAIAAHIWRCACKARELDEKQPTLVRFNGDIRSRLIPPLPRTYFGNALAATVTPRCYVGETLSKPLSYAAQKVREAIEMLTNEYIRSQLDIVLGEEQLDCIKALFSGQGERRNAPFAGNPNLQITSWMSMPVYEADFGWGKPMYFGLAYVSAQDRAVILLSPHGDGSVIVSMHFQIAHMQLFKKYFYENI